Proteins encoded in a region of the Bactrocera tryoni isolate S06 chromosome 4, CSIRO_BtryS06_freeze2, whole genome shotgun sequence genome:
- the LOC120775741 gene encoding zinc carboxypeptidase-like, translating to MPPKDYLGSFCILFVCLFGINSFRLVWTSDIARYDYYRVYHVELSMQQHVALFQQLEEKSDSCTFFGHARHPKQKLTIMVAAHKVADFADLLQTYDIKYDVLSYNFQEIIDRNLAEVLSKDIDPKSMDWKHYFHLETIYSWMNFLVQDHPNDLAIINIGESAQGIPIKGINLKKNKKDNATTIFIESGIHAREWIAPATANYIINELLSSNDTEVQRLAENYNWIILPVVNTDGYKYTFEGDRMWRKNRELFGICRGVDLNRNFPFHWNSTGSSGDPCRYDYSGPSAASETETKQMIKFLQENLTVDNIKTFISLHSYSQMIMFPYGHTADHVENYNDLSAIGRKASEKIKQVSGRTYKSGSIYEVIYPSSGGSKDWAHGELKIPLTFSFELRGPPDSKDLFILPAAEIESTAQETFAAIMTIIEESESRGYYS from the exons ATGCCTCCTAAAGATTATTTAGGCAGCTTCTGTATACTTTTTGTGTGTCTCTTTGGAATAAATTCGTTTCGGTTGGTATGGACTTCTGATATCGCGCGATATGACTACTATCGCGTTTATCATGTGGAATTATCTATGCAACAACACGTTGCTTTATTCCAACAGTTGGAGGAAAAGAGTGACAGTTGTACATTTTTTGGTCATGCACGGCacccaaaacaaaaattaactatCATGGTAGCTGCGCATAAAGTCGCCGATTTTGCCGATTTACTACAAACTTACGATATTAAGTATGATGTGTTG AGTTACAATTTTCAAGAAATCATTGATCGAAACCTCGCAGAAGTTCTTTCAAAAGATATTGATCCAAAAAGTATGGACTGGAAACATTATTTTCATCTTGAAACTATTTATTCATGGATGAATTTCTTGGTCCAAGATCATCCCAACGATTTGGCAATTATAAATATTGGAGAAAGCGCCCAGGGTATACCAATCAAAGGCATTAATctcaagaaaaacaaaaaggaCAACGCTACAACAATATTCATTGAAAGTGGTATTCATGCACGCGAGTGGATAGCACCTGCAACAGCAAATTATATCATCAATGAGCTTCTTTCATCAAATGACACGGAAGTTCAAAGACTTGCAGAAAACTACAACTGGATTATCCTCCCTGTTGTCAATACAGATGGTTATAAGTATACATTCGAAGGTGATCGCATGTGGCGTAAAAACCGCGAGCTCTTTGGGATTTGTCGTGGTGTagatttaaatagaaattttccATTCCATTGGAATTCTACTGGATCTAGTGGCGATCCTTGTCGTTATGATTATTCAGGACCTTCGGCAGCGAGTGAAACGGAAACCaaacaaatgataaaatttCTTCAAGAAAATTTGACAGTTGacaatataaaaacttttatttcgtTACATTCATATTCTCAAATGATTATGTTCCCTTATGGACATACAGCAGATCACGTAGAGAATTATAATGATCTTTCAGCGATTGGAAGGAAAGCTAGTGAAAAGATAAAACAAGTATCCGGGCGCACTTACAAAAGTGGTAGCATTTATGAGGTCATATATCCATCGAGTGGTGGTTCAAAAGATTGGGCCCATGGCGAACTGAAAATTCccttaactttttcatttgaattgcGTGGACCGCCCGACAGTAAGGACTTATTTATCCTTCCGGCTGCAGAAATCGAATCTACTGCGCAGGAGACATTCGCAGCAATAATGACCATAATAGAAGAGTCTGAATCAAGAGGATATTATTCGTGA
- the LOC120775740 gene encoding uncharacterized protein LOC120775740 isoform X5, translating to MGQIKSEKIDPLIRIQEEIKEVVRREEEHRQLITGSSLISTDEYEMHNENDITNDNNGHNDNDSSNSLSISPLPHSSLNNGEDSLSHGKNSINSKECIDEDSGISASPSPINGISATPLYIEPMKPSKEQRYIGPNFYTITPEPPRQMMIAGTVPVTPPVLNRQRIFAFNPANKGVMQRFIASRGKLQPSNNNTTANQIILNPKTANVLLNNNISTSSITPPTVVSSALHPAMTPEALTPPIIIPTVTMTPPQIERDAEGRVIRRGYVPAEVKIQKEIKDLQAREHELKKRNKFRQSTSDLLESIENDNEQTDDEDSEVEHCLGPRQLRSAKSVTEISYSTSLNNSISPRATPSPDYDLKKNGGGTMRPAMSLAQLCDLTPEEAPSSHRLIVEWENRIQMNAVRNTTVPNED from the exons ATGGGTCAAATTAAAAGTGAG AAAATTGATCCGTTGATCCGcattcaagaagaaataaaagaagttGTACGTCGCGAAGAAGAACATCGCCAACTTATCACCGGTAGCTCCCTCATATCAACAGACGAATACGAAATGCACAATGAAAATGACATTACTAATGATAATAACGGTCATAATGACAATGATAGCTCTAATAGCCTATCAATCAGTCCCTTACCACATTCGTCTTTGAATAACGGCGAAGATTCCTTATCACATGGTAAAAATAGCATTAATAGTAAAGAATGTATTGACGAGGACTCAGGAATATCAGCGTCGCCAAGTCCAATAAATGGCATCTCAGCTACTCCTCTTTACATAGAACCGATGAAGCCGTCAAAAGAACAACGTTATATTGGTCCGAATTTCTATACAATTACACCAGAACCACCCCGTCAGATGATGATCGCGGGCACGGTTCCGGTTACACCCCCAGTTCTTAATAGACAACGTATCTTTGCTTTTAATCCTGCAAACAAAGGGGTCATGCAGCGCTTTATAGCTTCTCGAGGAAAATTACAACCAAGCAACAATAATACAACAGCaaatcaaattatattaaatccAAAAACCGCAAATGTTTTGCTTAACAATAATATTTCCACATCATCTATCACGCCACCAACAGTTGTGTCAAGTGCATTACACCCAGCAATGACGCCTGAAGCCCTGACTCCTCCTATAATCATACCAACGGTTACTATGACTCCACCACAAATCGAACGAGATGCAGAAGGTAGAGTAATTCGGCGAGGTTACGTACCAGCGGAGGTGAAGATCCAGAAAGAGATAAAGGACTTACAAGCTCGTGAGCATGAACTGAAAAAGCGCAACAAATTTCGACAATCTACATCCGATTTACTAGAGTCAATTGAAAACGA CAATGAACAAACAGATGACGAAGATTCCGAAGTAGAACATTGTCTTGGACCTAGACAACTGCGTTCAGCGAAGTCTGTCACTGAAATCTCCTACTCTACATCATTAAATAATAGCATCTCTCCCAG AGCAACTCCTAGTCCTGATTACGATTTGAAAAAGAATGGAGGTGGCACAATGCGCCCCGCTATGTCATTGGCACAGTTGTGTGATCTTACGCCTGAGGAGGCGCCCTCTTCGCACCGGCTCATAGTGGAATGGGAAAATCGTATACAAATGAATGCTGTGCGCAACACCACAGTGCCAAATGAAGACTAG
- the LOC120775740 gene encoding uncharacterized protein LOC120775740 isoform X6: protein MHNENDITNDNNGHNDNDSSNSLSISPLPHSSLNNGEDSLSHGKNSINSKECIDEDSGISASPSPINGISATPLYIEPMKPSKEQRYIGPNFYTITPEPPRQMMIAGTVPVTPPVLNRQRIFAFNPANKGVMQRFIASRGKLQPSNNNTTANQIILNPKTANVLLNNNISTSSITPPTVVSSALHPAMTPEALTPPIIIPTVTMTPPQIERDAEGRVIRRGYVPAEVKIQKEIKDLQAREHELKKRNKFRQSTSDLLESIENDNEQTDDEDSEVEHCLGPRQLRSAKSVTEISYSTSLNNSISPRATPSPDYDLKKNGGGTMRPAMSLAQLCDLTPEEAPSSHRLIVEWENRIQMNAVRNTTVPNED from the exons ATGCACAATGAAAATGACATTACTAATGATAATAACGGTCATAATGACAATGATAGCTCTAATAGCCTATCAATCAGTCCCTTACCACATTCGTCTTTGAATAACGGCGAAGATTCCTTATCACATGGTAAAAATAGCATTAATAGTAAAGAATGTATTGACGAGGACTCAGGAATATCAGCGTCGCCAAGTCCAATAAATGGCATCTCAGCTACTCCTCTTTACATAGAACCGATGAAGCCGTCAAAAGAACAACGTTATATTGGTCCGAATTTCTATACAATTACACCAGAACCACCCCGTCAGATGATGATCGCGGGCACGGTTCCGGTTACACCCCCAGTTCTTAATAGACAACGTATCTTTGCTTTTAATCCTGCAAACAAAGGGGTCATGCAGCGCTTTATAGCTTCTCGAGGAAAATTACAACCAAGCAACAATAATACAACAGCaaatcaaattatattaaatccAAAAACCGCAAATGTTTTGCTTAACAATAATATTTCCACATCATCTATCACGCCACCAACAGTTGTGTCAAGTGCATTACACCCAGCAATGACGCCTGAAGCCCTGACTCCTCCTATAATCATACCAACGGTTACTATGACTCCACCACAAATCGAACGAGATGCAGAAGGTAGAGTAATTCGGCGAGGTTACGTACCAGCGGAGGTGAAGATCCAGAAAGAGATAAAGGACTTACAAGCTCGTGAGCATGAACTGAAAAAGCGCAACAAATTTCGACAATCTACATCCGATTTACTAGAGTCAATTGAAAACGA CAATGAACAAACAGATGACGAAGATTCCGAAGTAGAACATTGTCTTGGACCTAGACAACTGCGTTCAGCGAAGTCTGTCACTGAAATCTCCTACTCTACATCATTAAATAATAGCATCTCTCCCAG AGCAACTCCTAGTCCTGATTACGATTTGAAAAAGAATGGAGGTGGCACAATGCGCCCCGCTATGTCATTGGCACAGTTGTGTGATCTTACGCCTGAGGAGGCGCCCTCTTCGCACCGGCTCATAGTGGAATGGGAAAATCGTATACAAATGAATGCTGTGCGCAACACCACAGTGCCAAATGAAGACTAG
- the LOC120775740 gene encoding uncharacterized protein LOC120775740 isoform X3, which produces MKTILVLFHNRSRSHSLVGYVTKIDPLIRIQEEIKEVVRREEEHRQLITGSSLISTDEYEMHNENDITNDNNGHNDNDSSNSLSISPLPHSSLNNGEDSLSHGKNSINSKECIDEDSGISASPSPINGISATPLYIEPMKPSKEQRYIGPNFYTITPEPPRQMMIAGTVPVTPPVLNRQRIFAFNPANKGVMQRFIASRGKLQPSNNNTTANQIILNPKTANVLLNNNISTSSITPPTVVSSALHPAMTPEALTPPIIIPTVTMTPPQIERDAEGRVIRRGYVPAEVKIQKEIKDLQAREHELKKRNKFRQSTSDLLESIENDNEQTDDEDSEVEHCLGPRQLRSAKSVTEISYSTSLNNSISPRATPSPDYDLKKNGGGTMRPAMSLAQLCDLTPEEAPSSHRLIVEWENRIQMNAVRNTTVPNED; this is translated from the exons ATGAAAACGATCTTAGTTTTGTTCCATAATAGATCCCGGTCGCATTCATTGGTTGGATACGTTACG AAAATTGATCCGTTGATCCGcattcaagaagaaataaaagaagttGTACGTCGCGAAGAAGAACATCGCCAACTTATCACCGGTAGCTCCCTCATATCAACAGACGAATACGAAATGCACAATGAAAATGACATTACTAATGATAATAACGGTCATAATGACAATGATAGCTCTAATAGCCTATCAATCAGTCCCTTACCACATTCGTCTTTGAATAACGGCGAAGATTCCTTATCACATGGTAAAAATAGCATTAATAGTAAAGAATGTATTGACGAGGACTCAGGAATATCAGCGTCGCCAAGTCCAATAAATGGCATCTCAGCTACTCCTCTTTACATAGAACCGATGAAGCCGTCAAAAGAACAACGTTATATTGGTCCGAATTTCTATACAATTACACCAGAACCACCCCGTCAGATGATGATCGCGGGCACGGTTCCGGTTACACCCCCAGTTCTTAATAGACAACGTATCTTTGCTTTTAATCCTGCAAACAAAGGGGTCATGCAGCGCTTTATAGCTTCTCGAGGAAAATTACAACCAAGCAACAATAATACAACAGCaaatcaaattatattaaatccAAAAACCGCAAATGTTTTGCTTAACAATAATATTTCCACATCATCTATCACGCCACCAACAGTTGTGTCAAGTGCATTACACCCAGCAATGACGCCTGAAGCCCTGACTCCTCCTATAATCATACCAACGGTTACTATGACTCCACCACAAATCGAACGAGATGCAGAAGGTAGAGTAATTCGGCGAGGTTACGTACCAGCGGAGGTGAAGATCCAGAAAGAGATAAAGGACTTACAAGCTCGTGAGCATGAACTGAAAAAGCGCAACAAATTTCGACAATCTACATCCGATTTACTAGAGTCAATTGAAAACGA CAATGAACAAACAGATGACGAAGATTCCGAAGTAGAACATTGTCTTGGACCTAGACAACTGCGTTCAGCGAAGTCTGTCACTGAAATCTCCTACTCTACATCATTAAATAATAGCATCTCTCCCAG AGCAACTCCTAGTCCTGATTACGATTTGAAAAAGAATGGAGGTGGCACAATGCGCCCCGCTATGTCATTGGCACAGTTGTGTGATCTTACGCCTGAGGAGGCGCCCTCTTCGCACCGGCTCATAGTGGAATGGGAAAATCGTATACAAATGAATGCTGTGCGCAACACCACAGTGCCAAATGAAGACTAG
- the LOC120775740 gene encoding uncharacterized protein LOC120775740 isoform X2: MGQIKSEGRFFDKFFAVIYACACAHTFYDLKIDPLIRIQEEIKEVVRREEEHRQLITGSSLISTDEYEMHNENDITNDNNGHNDNDSSNSLSISPLPHSSLNNGEDSLSHGKNSINSKECIDEDSGISASPSPINGISATPLYIEPMKPSKEQRYIGPNFYTITPEPPRQMMIAGTVPVTPPVLNRQRIFAFNPANKGVMQRFIASRGKLQPSNNNTTANQIILNPKTANVLLNNNISTSSITPPTVVSSALHPAMTPEALTPPIIIPTVTMTPPQIERDAEGRVIRRGYVPAEVKIQKEIKDLQAREHELKKRNKFRQSTSDLLESIENDNEQTDDEDSEVEHCLGPRQLRSAKSVTEISYSTSLNNSISPRATPSPDYDLKKNGGGTMRPAMSLAQLCDLTPEEAPSSHRLIVEWENRIQMNAVRNTTVPNED, translated from the exons ATGGGTCAAATTAAAAGTGAG ggcagattttttgataaattttttgccGTGATATATGCATGTGCATGTGCGCACACTTTTTATGATTTG AAAATTGATCCGTTGATCCGcattcaagaagaaataaaagaagttGTACGTCGCGAAGAAGAACATCGCCAACTTATCACCGGTAGCTCCCTCATATCAACAGACGAATACGAAATGCACAATGAAAATGACATTACTAATGATAATAACGGTCATAATGACAATGATAGCTCTAATAGCCTATCAATCAGTCCCTTACCACATTCGTCTTTGAATAACGGCGAAGATTCCTTATCACATGGTAAAAATAGCATTAATAGTAAAGAATGTATTGACGAGGACTCAGGAATATCAGCGTCGCCAAGTCCAATAAATGGCATCTCAGCTACTCCTCTTTACATAGAACCGATGAAGCCGTCAAAAGAACAACGTTATATTGGTCCGAATTTCTATACAATTACACCAGAACCACCCCGTCAGATGATGATCGCGGGCACGGTTCCGGTTACACCCCCAGTTCTTAATAGACAACGTATCTTTGCTTTTAATCCTGCAAACAAAGGGGTCATGCAGCGCTTTATAGCTTCTCGAGGAAAATTACAACCAAGCAACAATAATACAACAGCaaatcaaattatattaaatccAAAAACCGCAAATGTTTTGCTTAACAATAATATTTCCACATCATCTATCACGCCACCAACAGTTGTGTCAAGTGCATTACACCCAGCAATGACGCCTGAAGCCCTGACTCCTCCTATAATCATACCAACGGTTACTATGACTCCACCACAAATCGAACGAGATGCAGAAGGTAGAGTAATTCGGCGAGGTTACGTACCAGCGGAGGTGAAGATCCAGAAAGAGATAAAGGACTTACAAGCTCGTGAGCATGAACTGAAAAAGCGCAACAAATTTCGACAATCTACATCCGATTTACTAGAGTCAATTGAAAACGA CAATGAACAAACAGATGACGAAGATTCCGAAGTAGAACATTGTCTTGGACCTAGACAACTGCGTTCAGCGAAGTCTGTCACTGAAATCTCCTACTCTACATCATTAAATAATAGCATCTCTCCCAG AGCAACTCCTAGTCCTGATTACGATTTGAAAAAGAATGGAGGTGGCACAATGCGCCCCGCTATGTCATTGGCACAGTTGTGTGATCTTACGCCTGAGGAGGCGCCCTCTTCGCACCGGCTCATAGTGGAATGGGAAAATCGTATACAAATGAATGCTGTGCGCAACACCACAGTGCCAAATGAAGACTAG
- the LOC120775740 gene encoding uncharacterized protein LOC120775740 isoform X1, with amino-acid sequence MTDGVFFSSPSIYLHYHDHVNVFVKSFLHSYGRFFDKFFAVIYACACAHTFYDLKIDPLIRIQEEIKEVVRREEEHRQLITGSSLISTDEYEMHNENDITNDNNGHNDNDSSNSLSISPLPHSSLNNGEDSLSHGKNSINSKECIDEDSGISASPSPINGISATPLYIEPMKPSKEQRYIGPNFYTITPEPPRQMMIAGTVPVTPPVLNRQRIFAFNPANKGVMQRFIASRGKLQPSNNNTTANQIILNPKTANVLLNNNISTSSITPPTVVSSALHPAMTPEALTPPIIIPTVTMTPPQIERDAEGRVIRRGYVPAEVKIQKEIKDLQAREHELKKRNKFRQSTSDLLESIENDNEQTDDEDSEVEHCLGPRQLRSAKSVTEISYSTSLNNSISPRATPSPDYDLKKNGGGTMRPAMSLAQLCDLTPEEAPSSHRLIVEWENRIQMNAVRNTTVPNED; translated from the exons ATGACAGATGGTGTGTTTTTCAGTTCACCATCAATTTACCTTCATTACCACGATCATGTGAATGTATTCGTAAAATCATTCTTAcattcgtat ggcagattttttgataaattttttgccGTGATATATGCATGTGCATGTGCGCACACTTTTTATGATTTG AAAATTGATCCGTTGATCCGcattcaagaagaaataaaagaagttGTACGTCGCGAAGAAGAACATCGCCAACTTATCACCGGTAGCTCCCTCATATCAACAGACGAATACGAAATGCACAATGAAAATGACATTACTAATGATAATAACGGTCATAATGACAATGATAGCTCTAATAGCCTATCAATCAGTCCCTTACCACATTCGTCTTTGAATAACGGCGAAGATTCCTTATCACATGGTAAAAATAGCATTAATAGTAAAGAATGTATTGACGAGGACTCAGGAATATCAGCGTCGCCAAGTCCAATAAATGGCATCTCAGCTACTCCTCTTTACATAGAACCGATGAAGCCGTCAAAAGAACAACGTTATATTGGTCCGAATTTCTATACAATTACACCAGAACCACCCCGTCAGATGATGATCGCGGGCACGGTTCCGGTTACACCCCCAGTTCTTAATAGACAACGTATCTTTGCTTTTAATCCTGCAAACAAAGGGGTCATGCAGCGCTTTATAGCTTCTCGAGGAAAATTACAACCAAGCAACAATAATACAACAGCaaatcaaattatattaaatccAAAAACCGCAAATGTTTTGCTTAACAATAATATTTCCACATCATCTATCACGCCACCAACAGTTGTGTCAAGTGCATTACACCCAGCAATGACGCCTGAAGCCCTGACTCCTCCTATAATCATACCAACGGTTACTATGACTCCACCACAAATCGAACGAGATGCAGAAGGTAGAGTAATTCGGCGAGGTTACGTACCAGCGGAGGTGAAGATCCAGAAAGAGATAAAGGACTTACAAGCTCGTGAGCATGAACTGAAAAAGCGCAACAAATTTCGACAATCTACATCCGATTTACTAGAGTCAATTGAAAACGA CAATGAACAAACAGATGACGAAGATTCCGAAGTAGAACATTGTCTTGGACCTAGACAACTGCGTTCAGCGAAGTCTGTCACTGAAATCTCCTACTCTACATCATTAAATAATAGCATCTCTCCCAG AGCAACTCCTAGTCCTGATTACGATTTGAAAAAGAATGGAGGTGGCACAATGCGCCCCGCTATGTCATTGGCACAGTTGTGTGATCTTACGCCTGAGGAGGCGCCCTCTTCGCACCGGCTCATAGTGGAATGGGAAAATCGTATACAAATGAATGCTGTGCGCAACACCACAGTGCCAAATGAAGACTAG
- the LOC120775740 gene encoding uncharacterized protein LOC120775740 isoform X4 translates to MHVHVRTLFMIWQKIDPLIRIQEEIKEVVRREEEHRQLITGSSLISTDEYEMHNENDITNDNNGHNDNDSSNSLSISPLPHSSLNNGEDSLSHGKNSINSKECIDEDSGISASPSPINGISATPLYIEPMKPSKEQRYIGPNFYTITPEPPRQMMIAGTVPVTPPVLNRQRIFAFNPANKGVMQRFIASRGKLQPSNNNTTANQIILNPKTANVLLNNNISTSSITPPTVVSSALHPAMTPEALTPPIIIPTVTMTPPQIERDAEGRVIRRGYVPAEVKIQKEIKDLQAREHELKKRNKFRQSTSDLLESIENDNEQTDDEDSEVEHCLGPRQLRSAKSVTEISYSTSLNNSISPRATPSPDYDLKKNGGGTMRPAMSLAQLCDLTPEEAPSSHRLIVEWENRIQMNAVRNTTVPNED, encoded by the exons ATGCATGTGCATGTGCGCACACTTTTTATGATTTGGCaa AAAATTGATCCGTTGATCCGcattcaagaagaaataaaagaagttGTACGTCGCGAAGAAGAACATCGCCAACTTATCACCGGTAGCTCCCTCATATCAACAGACGAATACGAAATGCACAATGAAAATGACATTACTAATGATAATAACGGTCATAATGACAATGATAGCTCTAATAGCCTATCAATCAGTCCCTTACCACATTCGTCTTTGAATAACGGCGAAGATTCCTTATCACATGGTAAAAATAGCATTAATAGTAAAGAATGTATTGACGAGGACTCAGGAATATCAGCGTCGCCAAGTCCAATAAATGGCATCTCAGCTACTCCTCTTTACATAGAACCGATGAAGCCGTCAAAAGAACAACGTTATATTGGTCCGAATTTCTATACAATTACACCAGAACCACCCCGTCAGATGATGATCGCGGGCACGGTTCCGGTTACACCCCCAGTTCTTAATAGACAACGTATCTTTGCTTTTAATCCTGCAAACAAAGGGGTCATGCAGCGCTTTATAGCTTCTCGAGGAAAATTACAACCAAGCAACAATAATACAACAGCaaatcaaattatattaaatccAAAAACCGCAAATGTTTTGCTTAACAATAATATTTCCACATCATCTATCACGCCACCAACAGTTGTGTCAAGTGCATTACACCCAGCAATGACGCCTGAAGCCCTGACTCCTCCTATAATCATACCAACGGTTACTATGACTCCACCACAAATCGAACGAGATGCAGAAGGTAGAGTAATTCGGCGAGGTTACGTACCAGCGGAGGTGAAGATCCAGAAAGAGATAAAGGACTTACAAGCTCGTGAGCATGAACTGAAAAAGCGCAACAAATTTCGACAATCTACATCCGATTTACTAGAGTCAATTGAAAACGA CAATGAACAAACAGATGACGAAGATTCCGAAGTAGAACATTGTCTTGGACCTAGACAACTGCGTTCAGCGAAGTCTGTCACTGAAATCTCCTACTCTACATCATTAAATAATAGCATCTCTCCCAG AGCAACTCCTAGTCCTGATTACGATTTGAAAAAGAATGGAGGTGGCACAATGCGCCCCGCTATGTCATTGGCACAGTTGTGTGATCTTACGCCTGAGGAGGCGCCCTCTTCGCACCGGCTCATAGTGGAATGGGAAAATCGTATACAAATGAATGCTGTGCGCAACACCACAGTGCCAAATGAAGACTAG